The following DNA comes from Leptospiraceae bacterium.
ACTAAATTTAATTCTCATTTAGAATATTATTTGATCTAAAATTTTTTATTTTCCTTAATTAAAACACTTTCCTAATCCAAAATTATAAATTTCTTTTAATACATGGATGAGCAAGCGAAGAAAAAGGCACTACGAATGATTTCTTATGGGCTTTATGTGATTACCGTCAAGCATGGGGAGCAAATTGCTGCTGGCACTGTCAATTGGCTTTCTCAGTGTTCTTTTAAGCCTCCTTTGATTATGGTGGGGTTAAAAAAGGATTCGGGGATCTTTCAGTTCTCGAAGGAAAGTAAGCATTTTACCGTCAATGTTCTTGGGAAAAACCAAAAAGAAATAGCTCAGGCTTTCTTTGGAACTACAAAATGGGAAGGCAACCGCTTGAATTCTTATGAATACGAAACCACTTCAACGGGAGGGATTGTACTCAAAGACTGCCCCGCCTTTTTCGAAGCTCAGGTTCATCATATCTATGAAGGTGGGGATCATAGCGTTGTTGTGGCAGAAGTAGTGAATGCAGGTGTTCATTTCGAAGATGAACCTCTCTACATGCTCACCACGGGTTGGTTCTACGGAGGATGATCTAAGCTGCGAAATGACCTCGAGTTCTTATGGGATGATAAAATCTTCTCTTCGAATACTTAAATTTTTTTTAACAATTCCATCATGTTAGATTTATAAGCTTCGACTCCCGGTTGATCAAAGGGGTTCACTCCCATAGCCAATGAAGACAAGGCACAAGCATACTCAAATAAATAAATCAAAGCTCCTAAGTAGTATTCACTCAAACGAGGAACTTCAAACGTAAATTGGGGAACACCACCATCCAAGTGAGCTCTACGAGTGGCCTTCAATGCAATTCGATTGATTGTATTTAAGGATTGATTCTCTAAGTATTGAAAACCGTCTCGAATTTCTTCTACTTTAGGAAGTGGGAGTTCTTCGTCCTCTACAACATCAATAATGGTTTCGAAAATATTTCGATGACCTTCTTGGATCCACTGCCCCAGTGAATGTAAATCTGTGGTAAACAAGCTTGATGCTGGAAAGATTCCTTTATATTCTTTTCCTTCTGATTCTCCAAAAAGTTGCTTCCACCATTCCATAAAGTAATATAACTCAGGACGATAGCTAACAAGGATTTCTATAGGCTTCTGAATGGAGTAATTTAGAACACGGAACATAGCATACGAAATGGCAGGATTAGATTCCAACTCTGATTGTTTGCGAATAATTTGCATAGCTGATTTCGCTCCAAGAAGGAGATCCTCAATCGAAATCCCAACAATAGCCAAAGGTACCAATCCCACAGGACATAAAACAGAATATCGTCCCCCAACATCGTCGGGAACTACATCACTTCGAAGGTTTTGAGCATGGGCAAACTCCCGCAAAACTCCTTTCTTCTGGTCGGTGATGATGACAATCCGGTTTTGAACGTCACCTCCGAATTTCTCTTTTAGTTTTTGGAACAAAAAACGAAAACTCAAGGCAGGTTCTGTTGTGGTTCCGCTTTTGGAAATCACAATCAAGGCAAAGTTTTTATTTTCTAAATAATCTAATAAGCTTTTCAAATATCGACTAGACAAGTGATGTCCTGCGAAAAGAAGTTCTTTTTTTGATGGCTGGAAGGGTTTTTTCAATGCCTCGTAAATCGCCCGTATCCCCAGATATGAACCCCCGATACCAATAGAAACAATGGTTTCATAATTCTGAAAAAACAACGCATAGTTTTTGTATTTCTCGAGATTCTGAAGTTCTATCTCTGGAAGCTCTAACCAACCCAAAAACTCAGCTCCTCTGCTTGTTCTAGCTTCAATTTCTTTTTTGGATATTTCAATTTTTTTATAAATATCACTTACTAACTTCTTCCCATAAAATGAATTATAATCTTGCAGATTGAAGGAGTCTTTTTCTAAAAAAAGAGTTTTGATGTCCATAAATGCCTCGTTTTGCTCTTGTTAGTTGTTATGGAAATGATGGCTTGTCAAGTTTTATATTTGAACAATTGAATAGTATGGGATTGAGGGGTTAGAAATAGAATTATAAATTTTCTAATACAATTAAAAATTTTTCAAATTTTTTCATAAGCTTTTGGCTCAATCATCGGGGAAATGATAACCCGTCTTTTTACCTTCACATCATTCACCCTCTCATAGAACTCCACTTTCCTCATATTTCTTTCTGTTCTCCTCCCATCGTTGGTTCTGTTCTTCTCGAAATGTTTGTGAACTCAAAGTTCGAACTTCAATTCTTCTACTTTTTTGACAATGACGTTTTCGCTGATTTGTTTATGAAGTTTCGGATTTGGTGGCTTCTCGCAATAATCAAAGGAACCTGCTTTCTCCAATCTTGATGATTTTTTCTTCTAAAGCTTTGTCATTGTTCATACAATTATGAACATGTAAAAATAAACAAATTTTTTAATTTTCTCAAAGAAAAACAAAAAAATGACAACAAGCAATAAGCATAATTTATCATAGAATGTACCAAATCATTTGAGAATCCTTCAAAGCTAAGCTTTTGAAAGCATGGATACGGATTTAGCAACTATCACACTTTAAACAAGTTTTTCTTCTTTTGAGAGTTTGTAGCAGCTTTTAGTCAAAAAATAATTCATTCCTAAATTCTAATCCAATTCGTACGATTTCTAATTTCTTTTTATAAACCTAAGGACAATCGATTTTGATAGGATGACTTCTGAATCCTATAATCCTATATTAGTAGCTAAACGAGTTGTTTCTTCGAATGATGATAAAACTTTTCTCGGCTGTCTGGGCAGCCTGAGTAATCCACTTGCGAACTCCAATGGAAATATCAGACAAATTTTTTATTTCTTCAAAAACCAATGCATGAGATAAAAAAAAGCAAATCTCTCGCAGGAACGTAAAACGTAATTTGAAGGAATTTGATCTTCAATGGTGAGGAATCAGGTTTTCTTTGTTAAACAAAAAAGGATTAAGGATTATCGAAAATTCTGAGCTGAAATCGTAATTACTATATTTTTAATGCCTTGAATCTTTTTTGAGTGGATACGAGAAAAATCGAACTCCAAACAATGTTTCTGGCCGTAATCGAAACTCATGATATAAACATCAAAACTTTGTTTTGTGTGATCTGTATCTGAATCAAATCCACTGCCACCCATTGACAACGAGAAAACGAGGAAACGAGGATCTAAATCCACTTCGAAGTGAACATCAAACTGAAAAGAATGTCCCTAAAGCCTTTTACATCTATGATCATCAGATAGATAAGGAAAATAATGAGCAACTTCAAACAAAAATTCTTTGACAATAAACATAAAACAAAATTTATTTTTAAGGTCAAACAAATATAAAAGGATATGTGGGAATACTTGATTAAAAACCTTCTGAAAAGAGAAACAAAGGAAACACCAGA
Coding sequences within:
- a CDS encoding glucose-6-phosphate isomerase, whose amino-acid sequence is MDIKTLFLEKDSFNLQDYNSFYGKKLVSDIYKKIEISKKEIEARTSRGAEFLGWLELPEIELQNLEKYKNYALFFQNYETIVSIGIGGSYLGIRAIYEALKKPFQPSKKELLFAGHHLSSRYLKSLLDYLENKNFALIVISKSGTTTEPALSFRFLFQKLKEKFGGDVQNRIVIITDQKKGVLREFAHAQNLRSDVVPDDVGGRYSVLCPVGLVPLAIVGISIEDLLLGAKSAMQIIRKQSELESNPAISYAMFRVLNYSIQKPIEILVSYRPELYYFMEWWKQLFGESEGKEYKGIFPASSLFTTDLHSLGQWIQEGHRNIFETIIDVVEDEELPLPKVEEIRDGFQYLENQSLNTINRIALKATRRAHLDGGVPQFTFEVPRLSEYYLGALIYLFEYACALSSLAMGVNPFDQPGVEAYKSNMMELLKKI
- a CDS encoding flavin reductase family protein; its protein translation is MDEQAKKKALRMISYGLYVITVKHGEQIAAGTVNWLSQCSFKPPLIMVGLKKDSGIFQFSKESKHFTVNVLGKNQKEIAQAFFGTTKWEGNRLNSYEYETTSTGGIVLKDCPAFFEAQVHHIYEGGDHSVVVAEVVNAGVHFEDEPLYMLTTGWFYGG